The window AAAATATATGTTACGTATTTTTTTATTTATAGTAATTAATTTTTTCATAAATATTACATTAAGTATAATTTTACATAGTATCGGAGTACATCATAATAATATATTAAATATTTTATTAATTTCTGGAATTTTAGGGTGTTTAGGATCAATTATTTCTTTATTATTATCTAAATGGATTGCTTTAAAAACAGTTAATGGGTATATTTTAAAAAACTCTTATAATTCAAAAAATAATTGGATCTTAAAATATGTATATCAAAAATCTCTATTAATGAAAATTAAAACTCCTGATATTGCTATTTATAATTCTCTTGATTTAAATGCATTTGCAACTGGATTTTCAAAAAATAATTCTTTAATAGCTTTATCTACCGGATTATTAAATTCTATGAGTAAAAAAAATATTAAAGCTGTTTTAGCACATGAATTGTGTCATATAGAAAACGGTGATATGTTAACTATGACTTTAATTCAAAGTATTTTAAATACTTTTATAATTTTTTTTTCTCATTTTTTTGCAAAAATTTTTGAAAAAATTTTATTTAAAAATAAAAAATCTGAAAAAAATAAATTTTTATTTTTTTCTAATTCTATATTTTATTTTTTTATTTCTTTAATATTAGAATTTACTTTCGGAATTTTAGCTAACATAATTATTATGTGGTTTTCTAGAAAACGAGAATTTTATGCTGATGCTGGAGCCGCTAATATAGTAGGGAAAAAAAACATGATTTCAGCTCTCTTATCTTTAAAAAAAAGTGTAGAACCTAATATTATTTCAAATTTAAAACCTTTCTATATTCATGGTAACACAAAAAAATTTTTAAATTTATTTTTATCACATCCTACAATTGATGATCGAATTTTAGCATTAAAAAATAATATTTTTTATAAAAAATCTATAATATAAAAAATATTTTAGAAAATTTACTTAATAATATTTTTAACATGATATTATAATATAATAAATTATATTTAAAAAAATAAATATAAAACCCTTATATATCTGGAGTATAAAAATGTTTTTTTTTTTAAATACATCAAATTTGATTAGTCTTATAACATTAATTTTTTTAGAATTAATTTTAGGAATTGATAACATTGTTTTTATTTCTATTTTATCAGAAAAATTACCTTTTAATCAAAGAGAAAAAGCAAGATATACAGGATTAATATTAGCTTTATTTATGCGTATTATTGTTCTTTTATTTTTTGCTTTTTTTATTTCTTTTGAAACAATTATTATAAAAAATAATTTTTTTTCATTTTCTATAAGAGATTTAATTTTATTTTTAGGGGGTTTTTTTTTATTATTTAAATCTATTATAGAATTATATGAACGTGTAAAAAATTTAGATGAAAAAAAAAAAGAAAATAGTATTCCTCAAAAATTTTGGGTAATTGTAATACAAATTGTGGTCTTAGATGCTATTTTTTCAATAGATTCTATTATTACCGCAATTGGAATGGTAAATAATATTTTTCTTATGATTTTTGCAATTATTATTTCTACTATACTTATGTTATTTATTTCTAAAATTATTACAAATTTTTTAAGAATTCATCGAGCAATTATTATTTTATGTTTAAGTTTTTTATTTATTATTAGTATTAATTTAATTTTAGAATCCTTTAATATAAAACTTCCAAAAGGATATTTATATTCAATTGTGATTTTTTCTTTATGTATAGAATTTTTAAATCAAATAGCTACAAGAAATTTATTACATCAACAATCTAAAAAATCTATAAGAGTACGAGTTGCTGAAACTATTTCTAATTTAATTTTTCGAAACGAAGAAAAAATTTATCTTCAAACTAATAAAAATACTAAAATAGAAAAAAAAAATCATACTTCTATATTTTCAATTCCAAAATTAATAAAACCATTTAAAGATGAAGAAAAATATATGTTAACAAGTGTATTAATGTTAGCAGATAGATCAATTAGAAGTATAATGACACCTAGAAGAGAAATTTCTTGGATAAATTTAAATCATTCTAATAATGATATTAAACATCAATTATTAGATACTCCTCATAATTTATTTCCAGTATGTAAAGGCGAATTAGATGAAATTATCGGTGTAGTACGTGCTAAAGAATTTTTAAATGAAATATATAAAAATTCAAATTTATATACGTTTTCGCAAAAAACTCCTCCTATTATTATTCCTGATACTTTAGATCCTATTAAATTATTAAGAGTTTTACGTCATTCGAAAGGAAGTTTAATTATCGTTAGTAATGAATTTGGATTAATTTTAGGTTTAATTACTCCAGTAGACATTTTAGAAACTATTGCTGGAGAATTTCCTGATGCAGATGAAACCCCTGATATTATACAAGAAAAAAATAGTTTATTAGTAAAAGGAGCTACTGATCTATATACATTAAAACAAGTATTAAAAATTAATCAATTTGTAAAAAATGAAACTTATATTTCTTTAGCAGGTTTATTAATTTCTCAAACTGGAAAATTTCCAATTCCAGGTGATAAAATTAATATTTTATCTTTTTGTTTTGAAATTATTGAAGCTACAAAATATCAAATAAAACTAGTCAGAGTAACGAAATTAAATTCTATTTTATAACACAAAATTTAATTAAAAATTTAAAAAATATTTTACTATATATGAAATCTAATTATACAATTTTAGCTTTAGATACTTCTTTTCAAAATTGCTCGATAGCATTATTACATAAAAATATTTTATATCATTTTGAAGAATTATGTATCAAAAATCATGAAAAAAGAATATTAAAAATAATTATAAAAATAATAAAATATTCTAAAATAAACTTTCAAGAAATTAATTTTATTGCTTGTAATACTGGTCCTGGTCATTTTACTGGAATACGGATTTCTTTAACAATTGCTAATGCATTATCAATTGGATTAAAAATTCCTATTTTAAATTTTTCTATTTTTCAAATTTTATCTGAAAAAATTTGGTATAAATATTCTATAAGAAAAACATTAATAAAATTAAAAATTTCAAAAAATTATTTTTTTGTTGGTAAATATTTTAAAAATATACAAAATAAATGGATAGGAGTATATGAAAAATATCAGTCTGTATCTGTAAAAAATTTTTATTTTATTAATACAACTTTTTCTGGAATTTGGGCAATTTCTGGAAATATTAAAATTACACAAATTAAAAACAAAAAAAAATTAAAATTTTTTTATACAAAAATTTCTCAAATATATGCAAAAGACATTATTTTTTATATGTTATTAAAATTTAAAAAATATATAAAATTTAAAAATATTAAAAAATTTTAAAATTTTTTTAATAAAACTATTATAAAATAATATTAAAAAATTTAAAAATAAAAATTTATATTATAGAATTTTTTTTTTAAATAACATAATATTTATTTTAAAAAAAAAAAATTTTTTTATTAATTATTTTATATTTAATTTTAATCATATTTGGATTTATATTAGTATATTTGGATATAATAGTTAATAATTCATTTTTTAATTTTGGAAAATAAATTGGTTCTTTCAAAGATTTTCTTTGTTCTTTTAAAATAATTTTTAAACGTTTTTTAGCAACTAAAGCAGTTTTTTTTTGTTTAAAGAAAAAAAATTTTAAAATAGACACGATTACCTCCTAAATAACCATTGTAAAAAGCTTTTTTTTTTATATTCAATAAAACGAAAAGGAGTTTCTTTTCCAATTAAGCGCTGTATAGTATCTTGATAAGCTTTTCCAGCATTGGAAAAAGAATTTAAGATAATTGCAGTTCCTTGATTGGAAGATCGTAATACAGAATTATCTTCAGGAATAATTCCTATTAATGGAATTCGTAAAATATCAAGAATATCATCTTTACTTAACATATCTCCTTTCTTGACTTTTTGAGGATTATAACGAGTAATTAACAAATATTCTTTAATAGGAGTTTTTTTAAATTTTGCTCTATAAGATTTAGAAGATAAAATTCCTAAAATTCGATCTGAATCACGTACTGAAGAAATTTCAGGATTTGTAATAACAATGGCTTCATCAGCAAAATATAAAGCTAAAATTGCACCTTTCTCAATTCCAGCAGGAGAATCACAAATAATAAAATCAAAAGTCATACTTTTTAATAAAGTAAAAATTTTTTCTATTCCTTGTTTTGTTAATGAATCTTTATCTCTAGTTTGAGAAGCAGGTAAAATAAATAAATTAGGAGTATTTTTATCTCGAATTAATGCTTGAGAAATAACTGCTTCTTCATTAATTACATTTAAAAAATCATATACTACGCGTCTCTCACAACCCATAACTAAATCTAAATTTCTTAATCCAATATCAAAATCTATTACAACAGTTTTATAGCCTAATAATGCTAATCCTGTAGCAATAGATGCACTAGAAGTTGTTTTTCCTACTCCTCCTTTTCCAGAAGTAACTACAATAATTCGAGACATAAAAAATTTTATCCTTTTTTTTAAAATAAAAAAATTTAAATTAAAAACATTGAATTATTAAAGATTGTTCTTTTAAATAAATACTAACAGTTTTTCCGATATATTTTTCTGGAATTTGTTCCAATACCCAATATTCTCCCGCGATAGAAATTAATTCTGCAAATAAATTAGAACAAAAAATTTGACTAGTGATATCTCCATTAGCTCCTGCTAATACTTTTCCTCTCATTATTCCATAAATGTGTACATTTCCATCTGAAATAATTTCAGCTCCAGCATTAACATTATTTTTAATAATTAAGTCTCCATTTGGTATATAAATTTTTTGTCCAGATCTTATTGGTATATTAATAATATGTGTTTGAAATTTTGTTTTTATTGTTTTAGGAAATTTTGAATAAGAAATAGATTTTTTATAAAAATTAGATTGTGAAATATCAGTTCCTTCTGATAAAATTGGAATTCCAGAATTTAAAATTATATTTTTAAAATCTAGATTTTTACAACCACTTACTCCAATAATTAAAAAACCAGCAGATAAAATAACATCTTTAATATAATTCCAATTTACAGTATAGGATAGCTCCGAAACATTTAGAACTACTGGAGCTTGTTTAAAAAATTTAGGAGATTTATTTACAATTTTAAGCAATTGTTCTTCTAAAGAATTTAAAGAAATATCTTTTAAATAAATCACTGAAATTGTAAAATTTTTTCCTTTTATAGAAATCTCAAACGAACTCATTTTTTTACTCAATTAATAAAATTTTTTTAAAAAAAAATTTGTTAAAAATATTTAAATTTAAATTAGGATTGTTATAATAATGTTTAATTAATTTTAATAGTTTAAATATAGGTATAGAAAATTCTAGATGAATAATATTATTCAAGATTCAAAAAAATATCTTAAAGAAAATAAAATTTTATCTCAAAGTATTAATTTTTCTAAAATATCTAACATTATTTTTTCTGGATATTTATCACATTTAACTCCAGATATTTTTAAATTAAAAAAATATATTTTATATACACAAAAATGTAATATTTTTCAAGAATTTTCTAATAATATACATAAAAATATTATTTTTAATACATATAGAATAAAAAAAAAACTTAAAAAATGTGAAAATTTAATCTTTTTTTGGTCTAAAAATAAAAAAGAAATAATTTTTGAATTATCGTATTTATTTTCAAAATTAAAAAAAAATTGTAAAATTTATGTGACAGGTTCTAAAAAAAATGGTATTCGAAGTCTTCCAAAAATTTTTTTAAAATTTATAAATTTTAAAAAAATAGATTCAAAATCACATTATTTATTATATTACGGAAGAATAAAAAATCCTATACAATTTTTTCTAAAAGATTTTTTTAAAATACATTATTGGAAAAATTTAAAAATTTTACATTTACCAGGTGTTTTTGGATATAAAAAAATAGATGAAGGTAGCCTTTTCTTAATATCTACATTTAATAAAAATATTAAAGGAAAAATTTTAGATCTTGGATCTGGATCTGGAATTTTAAGTGTAGCATTATTTCAGATTAATAAAAACCTTAAATTACATTTAAGTGATTTTTCAAAAAATTCTCTTATTTCAAGTCAAAAAACTTTATTAATGAATAAAATTCCAGGAAAAATTTATACTAGTAATATTTTTTTAAATATTTTTAAAAAATTTAATTTAATTATTTCAAATCCTCCTATTCATAAAAATTTAAAATTAAACTATATAGTTCTTTTTAACATTATTACTAATTCTAAAAATTTTTTAAAAAAAAATGGAGAACTCAGAATAATTGTTAATTCTTTTGTATCTTGTAAATTTTTATTAAAAAAAATTTTTAAAAATTGTAATCTATTAAAAAAAAATAAAAAATATAAAATTTACCAATCATATAAAAAATAAAAAATATATACCCGAAGCGGGACTTGAACCCGCAAGACTATTTATAAGTCGAGGGATTTTAAGTCCCTTGTGTCTACCAATTTCACCATCCGGGCAAAAAAATTTTTTAATAAGCGCATCCCGGAATTGAACCGGGTTATACGGATTTGCAATCCGATGCATAACCAATCTGCCAACGCGCTTTTTATAAACTTATGATTTTAAAAAACTATTTTTTATAATAATTTTTTTTATTTAGGAGGAAGAGAGATTTGAACTCTCGAATAATTTCTTATTGGCGGTTTTCAAGACCGCTGCCTTAAACCACTCAGCCATTCCTCCAAATTTTTTCTTATAATAATAAAATATTTTACAGAAAAAAAATAAAATGTAAAGCTCATTATAATTTTTTTTATTAGAATTTTAGTATAATCTAAAATCAATATTAAAATTAATTATATGGTATTAGGCAAAGAATATAATTTTATTGTTACTCGTCTATCAAATGCTAAAAAATTTTTTAAAATTTCTTGATTTTTAATTGTAGAATATGTTGAAGCGTCAAAAAAATGATTACAACCCATTCCTTTCAAAAAAATTTTTTTAATAGGAAAATTTTTTGACTTTAAAAAATCAGCGACAATTTGTGCTCTTTTTTCTGATAATTTTTGATTATTTTCTACAGTTCCAAATTTATCAGCATATCCCGTAATCATAATATATTTTGTATCACAATTATATTGTGTAATTTTTTGTATAAAAGATTCTAAAATTTTTTTAGAAACCTCAGAAAGTTCATAACTATTAGAATCAAATAAAATATTTTCTTGAAGATCCATTGAAACATTAGATCCATTTCCAATCGAGATATTCGAAAAATTTGTATTAATTTTATTATTTTGATAAGAATATTTTGAATATGAATTTATCGGATGATTTTCAGAATTATTTTTATAATTATTAAAATTCCTAGAAATACCAACATTAAAACAGCCCCAAGTAGCATTTTCTAAAGAAGAAAATCCATCTTGCATAATTTTTTTAAAATTATAATCAAAATGCACATTAGTTTTATGAGTAAATAAATAATCTAACCCTAATGTTAAAATTGGTAAAATTTTATATGTTGTATGTAAATCTTTATTTGATTTTTCAAAATCATTCATATCTTTAAAATTTTGTACTGAATACATTGTACCAATTCGAGAATATACATTTAACGAAGAAGATAATGGTACAGAAAATTTTGCAGTTCCAGAAAAATCATAATTATAAATTTCAGGTAAAGAAAATTGTAATATTGGTAAAATTTTTCCGGATATATCTGTATCTACTTGAAAATGTAAATATGGATTAAATTTATAACCAATAAAACCACCAAAATTAAAATTTTTGATATGATTAAACAAATTTGATATAGTAAATAATTCTTTTATTTCTTGTACTCCAACTCCATTATGAGGAGGTAACCAATTATTTTTAATTCCAGTATACCAATAATGTTTTTGTATTTCTGAAGCTTGTACAGTAGAAAATATACTAGATATAAAAAATATTAAAAAAAACAATATCTTTTTCATAAAAGAACTCATAATTTTAAAAATGTTAAAATACATAAATATAAATTTTATTATTTCATTATAATATAATGAAGTATATTATTTTCATTAAATAAATTATTAAAATTTTTTTTAAAAAAAAATATAAATTTTATAAAAAATTTATAAATTAAAAATTTTTAAGATATAATATAATTTTATAAAATTTAATATTAAAAATATTTAATGAGTAATTTTATAATAAAAATGTTGTAAATTAATTCCTGTTATTTTTAAAGAAATTAAATATACAAAACTACTTAAAATAAATACTAAAAAAACTCGAGTAATTCGAATAAAAATATTACCAACATGCCATGAAGGTATAAAATACAAAATTATATATAAAAAAAGAGACATAATAATAGTTGATAAAAAAATTTTCCATAAAAAATTTAACCAATCTGGCTGAGGTTTAAAAATTTTAGTACGACATAAAGAAAAAAATAATAAAAAAGTGTTAATCCAAGCAGAAATACTAATAGATAAAGCTAATCCTGATTGTTTTAAAAAAAATACAAAAATTATATTTAAAATTTGAGTGATTAATAAAATAATAAAAGAAATTTTCATTGGAGTTACAACGTTTTTAATAGAATAAAAAGCTGTAGATAACACTTTTGTAGACATTAATGCAATAATTCCTGAAGTATAACATAAAAGAATTTTTTGAGTCATAATTGTATCAAAATCTGTAAAATGTCCATATTCAAATAAAGATATAATTAAAGGTTTAGAAAAAATAAATAAAAATGCAGTACCCGGAAAAGATAATAAAACCGAAATACGTAAACCCCAATCCAATAATTTAGAATATTCTATTTTAGAATTTAAAGTATGATGTTTAATTAATTTCGGGAATATTAATGTACTTACTGACACTCCTAATACTCCTACCGGAAACTCCATTAATCGATCAGCATAATACAACCACGAAATTGAACCAGAATTAAATAAAGAAGAAATAATACTATTAATTACTAATGAAATTTGACCAGCAGCAACACCTAAAATTGCCGGAGAAATTCTTTGTAATACTTTTTTTAATCCACTATTTTTAATATTAAATTTCGGAAAAACTAAAATATTTTTTGTACATAATGTAGGAACTTGATATGCAATTTGTAACATACCCCCAATAATAATTCCCCAACCTAAAGAAGAAATTTGAGGATTAAAACAGGATGGTTTAAAAAATGTACTTAATAAAGTAAAAAAAATAATACTAATGTTTAATAAAATAGGAGAAAAAGAAGGCAATAAAAAACAATTATATGTATATAGAATCGAAGAAATAAATGAAGATAAAGATACAAAAAAAATATAAGGAAAAATAATTTTAAACAATTGCACACCTAAATATAATTTATTTGTATCTTTAGAAAAACCAGGTGATGTTATTAATACTATTGAAGAAGGAAAAAAAATTCCTAATATAATAAAAAACATTAATAATGTAATTAAAACTCCTAAAATAGTGGCAATAAAATCTTTAATTGTTTTTTTATCATATTTTGTTTTATATTCTGATAATACAGGAATAAAAGCTTGTGAAAATGCACCATCTGAAAAAATTCTTCTTAAAAGATTAGGTATTTTAAAAATTGAAAAAAATACATCTGTTTCTACTGAAGCTCCAAATGTATAAGCAATTAAAAAATCTCGAATAAATCCTAAAATCCGACAACATGAAGTTATTATACTAATAGAGGCTAAAGATTTTAAAAGATTCATTGTATATAACCTTAGTCACATTTTACTATTGAAAATAATATTATATTAAATTATAAATATTATAATAAAATTCATCATCATGTAATATTATAAACTATGTTAAAAGAAAGATATAATTTTTTTTAAAAAATTATTTTTTGAATTATTTGATAAAATAATTATCTTAAATAAAAAAATTTTTAAAAGAAAAAATAAATTATTATATAAATATTTTTTAAAATATTCTAAAATACTTTTTTTATTCAAAAAAAATAATTATTTAATAAATTTTAAAAAATATATAAAATTTTTAAAAATATAACAAATTATATTTTTAATATCTACTTTTATTTTCAAAAAAAAATAATATATTATAAAAATATATAAATTTTTTTTTCTTTATGTAATTTCCCAAAAATAATTTTTTTTTTATTTAAGAGAATTTGGATTTTTTGATTTACTTCAGCATCTTGTAACGAAGTTCCAAAAACTTTAATTATAAAACCTTTACCATATAAAAAAATTGGAATTATATCTCCTCTTTTAACTAAAAAAAAAGAATGTAAATTTTGATATGAAAAAGGTTGATTTGGAGAAAGAGGATTTATTAATTTTTTATTTAAAATATTTTTAATATTATAAATAGAAGTAGAAATATTATATGGAATGTTTAAATATTTAATTTTAATATCAGATTTAGAAATTATAACACCTTTTTTTAAAAATTTAGAAGCTACAAAATATTTATAGAATTTTTTTTTTTTATAAAAATTTTTATTTTTATTAAAAATTTTATAATTTTTTTTTTTAAAATCATTTTTTTTAAATGTTTTTTTTATTTTATATTGTAAAAAAAAATTTTTTTTTTTCTTACTAGCATTTACGAAATGATTATTAGTTAGAATTTTAAAATCTAATATTTTTTTTTTTTTATAATAAATATTATCATTAAAATTTTTTGTTAAAATAAAAGGCTGAAAAAATACCTGAAAAATATACAAAAAAAAAAATATTAATTTTAAAAACATAAAATATCCTTTTTGAAATAAATTAATAAAAGAAATATAATCTATTGAAAAATATAAATATATTTTTTTTATAAAATTTTAATAAAAAAACAATTTACTATTTTTTTTTCTACAGATAAAATTCATTTAATTATAAATTTTTATTTGAGAAAAAAAATGTCATTTTTTGTATCAAAATTTTTTGAATTAGATAAAATTGCTTTAGAATTATTACTTTATCAACAAAAAATAATTATTTCAAATATAGTTAATATACAACGAAAGAATTATTTTTCAAAAAATATAAATTTTAAAAAATCTTTTATTGAAGCAGTTAAACAACGTCAAAAAAATTTAAAAAATCCAAATTTTAAAATTGATTATTCAAAAATCATTGTTGAAAAACGAAAAAATTTTATATGTAATAACAATATAAAAAAAAATAATAAAAATTTAGATTTAGAAAGAACAGAATTCTTAAAAAATTCCCTGATGTATCAAAAATGTTTAGCTTCAATTAAACAAAAAGAACGTATATTTTTAGACGCTATAGGAGCTAAATAATTATGCTATCATCATTATTTGATTCTTTTAATATTACGGCTGCTTCATTAATTACGCAAGCTAGATTAAAACAAATTAATATAGAAAATTTATCAAATGCATCTAGTTTAGTTAAAAATTTTAATGGTTCATATCATACATATGTTCCTAAAAAAGCTATTGTTAAATTTTTACCTTATCAAAAAAATGAAAAAAATATTGGTAGTATATATATAGATAAAATTATTGACAAAGAAAAACCAAAAAATTTTATAAATAAATTAGATTATATGTCATTAAAAAATTATGAAAATTTAAAAACAAATCATACTAATTTTTTAACCGAGACTGTTAAAAATTTAGATATTTCA of the Buchnera aphidicola (Nippolachnus piri) genome contains:
- the murJ gene encoding murein biosynthesis integral membrane protein MurJ gives rise to the protein MNLLKSLASISIITSCCRILGFIRDFLIAYTFGASVETDVFFSIFKIPNLLRRIFSDGAFSQAFIPVLSEYKTKYDKKTIKDFIATILGVLITLLMFFIILGIFFPSSIVLITSPGFSKDTNKLYLGVQLFKIIFPYIFFVSLSSFISSILYTYNCFLLPSFSPILLNISIIFFTLLSTFFKPSCFNPQISSLGWGIIIGGMLQIAYQVPTLCTKNILVFPKFNIKNSGLKKVLQRISPAILGVAAGQISLVINSIISSLFNSGSISWLYYADRLMEFPVGVLGVSVSTLIFPKLIKHHTLNSKIEYSKLLDWGLRISVLLSFPGTAFLFIFSKPLIISLFEYGHFTDFDTIMTQKILLCYTSGIIALMSTKVLSTAFYSIKNVVTPMKISFIILLITQILNIIFVFFLKQSGLALSISISAWINTFLLFFSLCRTKIFKPQPDWLNFLWKIFLSTIIMSLFLYIILYFIPSWHVGNIFIRITRVFLVFILSSFVYLISLKITGINLQHFYYKITH
- the minD gene encoding septum site-determining protein MinD codes for the protein MSRIIVVTSGKGGVGKTTSSASIATGLALLGYKTVVIDFDIGLRNLDLVMGCERRVVYDFLNVINEEAVISQALIRDKNTPNLFILPASQTRDKDSLTKQGIEKIFTLLKSMTFDFIICDSPAGIEKGAILALYFADEAIVITNPEISSVRDSDRILGILSSKSYRAKFKKTPIKEYLLITRYNPQKVKKGDMLSKDDILDILRIPLIGIIPEDNSVLRSSNQGTAIILNSFSNAGKAYQDTIQRLIGKETPFRFIEYKKKSFLQWLFRR
- the htpX gene encoding protease HtpX codes for the protein MLRIFLFIVINFFINITLSIILHSIGVHHNNILNILLISGILGCLGSIISLLLSKWIALKTVNGYILKNSYNSKNNWILKYVYQKSLLMKIKTPDIAIYNSLDLNAFATGFSKNNSLIALSTGLLNSMSKKNIKAVLAHELCHIENGDMLTMTLIQSILNTFIIFFSHFFAKIFEKILFKNKKSEKNKFLFFSNSIFYFFISLILEFTFGILANIIIMWFSRKREFYADAGAANIVGKKNMISALLSLKKSVEPNIISNLKPFYIHGNTKKFLNLFLSHPTIDDRILALKNNIFYKKSII
- the minC gene encoding septum site-determining protein MinC, which encodes MSSFEISIKGKNFTISVIYLKDISLNSLEEQLLKIVNKSPKFFKQAPVVLNVSELSYTVNWNYIKDVILSAGFLIIGVSGCKNLDFKNIILNSGIPILSEGTDISQSNFYKKSISYSKFPKTIKTKFQTHIINIPIRSGQKIYIPNGDLIIKNNVNAGAEIISDGNVHIYGIMRGKVLAGANGDITSQIFCSNLFAELISIAGEYWVLEQIPEKYIGKTVSIYLKEQSLIIQCF
- a CDS encoding TerC family protein, producing the protein MFFFLNTSNLISLITLIFLELILGIDNIVFISILSEKLPFNQREKARYTGLILALFMRIIVLLFFAFFISFETIIIKNNFFSFSIRDLILFLGGFFLLFKSIIELYERVKNLDEKKKENSIPQKFWVIVIQIVVLDAIFSIDSIITAIGMVNNIFLMIFAIIISTILMLFISKIITNFLRIHRAIIILCLSFLFIISINLILESFNIKLPKGYLYSIVIFSLCIEFLNQIATRNLLHQQSKKSIRVRVAETISNLIFRNEEKIYLQTNKNTKIEKKNHTSIFSIPKLIKPFKDEEKYMLTSVLMLADRSIRSIMTPRREISWINLNHSNNDIKHQLLDTPHNLFPVCKGELDEIIGVVRAKEFLNEIYKNSNLYTFSQKTPPIIIPDTLDPIKLLRVLRHSKGSLIIVSNEFGLILGLITPVDILETIAGEFPDADETPDIIQEKNSLLVKGATDLYTLKQVLKINQFVKNETYISLAGLLISQTGKFPIPGDKINILSFCFEIIEATKYQIKLVRVTKLNSIL
- a CDS encoding OmpA family protein, which encodes MKKILFFLIFFISSIFSTVQASEIQKHYWYTGIKNNWLPPHNGVGVQEIKELFTISNLFNHIKNFNFGGFIGYKFNPYLHFQVDTDISGKILPILQFSLPEIYNYDFSGTAKFSVPLSSSLNVYSRIGTMYSVQNFKDMNDFEKSNKDLHTTYKILPILTLGLDYLFTHKTNVHFDYNFKKIMQDGFSSLENATWGCFNVGISRNFNNYKNNSENHPINSYSKYSYQNNKINTNFSNISIGNGSNVSMDLQENILFDSNSYELSEVSKKILESFIQKITQYNCDTKYIMITGYADKFGTVENNQKLSEKRAQIVADFLKSKNFPIKKIFLKGMGCNHFFDASTYSTIKNQEILKNFLAFDRRVTIKLYSLPNTI
- a CDS encoding methyltransferase → MNNIIQDSKKYLKENKILSQSINFSKISNIIFSGYLSHLTPDIFKLKKYILYTQKCNIFQEFSNNIHKNIIFNTYRIKKKLKKCENLIFFWSKNKKEIIFELSYLFSKLKKNCKIYVTGSKKNGIRSLPKIFLKFINFKKIDSKSHYLLYYGRIKNPIQFFLKDFFKIHYWKNLKILHLPGVFGYKKIDEGSLFLISTFNKNIKGKILDLGSGSGILSVALFQINKNLKLHLSDFSKNSLISSQKTLLMNKIPGKIYTSNIFLNIFKKFNLIISNPPIHKNLKLNYIVLFNIITNSKNFLKKNGELRIIVNSFVSCKFLLKKIFKNCNLLKKNKKYKIYQSYKK
- the tsaB gene encoding tRNA (adenosine(37)-N6)-threonylcarbamoyltransferase complex dimerization subunit type 1 TsaB encodes the protein MKSNYTILALDTSFQNCSIALLHKNILYHFEELCIKNHEKRILKIIIKIIKYSKINFQEINFIACNTGPGHFTGIRISLTIANALSIGLKIPILNFSIFQILSEKIWYKYSIRKTLIKLKISKNYFFVGKYFKNIQNKWIGVYEKYQSVSVKNFYFINTTFSGIWAISGNIKITQIKNKKKLKFFYTKISQIYAKDIIFYMLLKFKKYIKFKNIKKF
- the minE gene encoding cell division topological specificity factor MinE translates to MSILKFFFFKQKKTALVAKKRLKIILKEQRKSLKEPIYFPKLKNELLTIISKYTNINPNMIKIKYKIINKKIFFF
- the flgA gene encoding flagellar basal body P-ring formation chaperone FlgA, with amino-acid sequence MFLKLIFFFLYIFQVFFQPFILTKNFNDNIYYKKKKILDFKILTNNHFVNASKKKKNFFLQYKIKKTFKKNDFKKKNYKIFNKNKNFYKKKKFYKYFVASKFLKKGVIISKSDIKIKYLNIPYNISTSIYNIKNILNKKLINPLSPNQPFSYQNLHSFFLVKRGDIIPIFLYGKGFIIKVFGTSLQDAEVNQKIQILLNKKKIIFGKLHKEKKIYIFL